A single window of Priestia filamentosa DNA harbors:
- a CDS encoding GntR family transcriptional regulator yields MRILISNHSKEPIYEQITKQIREAIMTHEISQGENLPSIRQLAKDLRVSVITTKRAYEELEKEGLIYSIVGKGSFVAEQNPELLREKKLRAIEAHLLEAIENSKGTDITLAQLKEMLELLYEEEK; encoded by the coding sequence ATGCGAATACTTATTTCAAATCATTCAAAAGAACCGATTTATGAACAAATTACAAAGCAAATTCGTGAGGCTATTATGACTCACGAAATTTCACAAGGAGAAAACTTGCCATCCATTCGTCAGCTTGCCAAAGATTTAAGAGTGAGTGTTATTACAACAAAACGTGCTTATGAAGAATTAGAGAAAGAGGGATTAATCTACTCTATCGTTGGAAAAGGGTCTTTTGTAGCAGAGCAAAATCCAGAGCTATTGCGAGAGAAAAAGCTGCGTGCGATTGAAGCACATTTACTAGAAGCAATTGAAAACAGCAAAGGAACAGATATTACGCTAGCACAGTTAAAAGAAATGCTTGAACTTCTTTATGAGGAGGAGAAATAG
- a CDS encoding ABC-2 transporter permease, with product MGNLLLKDLFLNRYSILLSFVVFALTLANGIDTFYCFFLTLLFLIGTFTQYDGLNKVDMLLNALPYSRKQIVSSQYIGVIVCITSMLIVLSGALYIINFLFDQSFSLLSLKNIGLLYAVALLDAAFFVPISYIVPPKYLLMSFAIFGLLTGIIIVPAMRFYEDYVLKFIANYGHNLYYISGGIAILLFLLSWFFTIQIYKRKDV from the coding sequence ATGGGTAATTTATTGTTAAAAGATTTATTTCTTAATCGTTATAGCATTTTATTATCCTTCGTTGTCTTTGCATTGACACTTGCAAACGGAATCGATACATTCTACTGTTTTTTTCTTACTCTCTTATTTTTGATTGGAACATTTACTCAATATGATGGTCTCAATAAAGTTGATATGTTACTGAATGCTCTCCCTTACAGCCGAAAACAAATTGTTTCGTCCCAATATATTGGTGTTATCGTTTGTATTACTTCAATGCTGATTGTATTATCAGGTGCGCTATACATCATTAATTTTCTTTTTGATCAATCTTTTTCTTTACTAAGTTTAAAAAACATTGGATTATTATATGCTGTTGCATTATTAGATGCAGCCTTTTTCGTTCCAATCTCTTACATTGTGCCACCCAAATATCTTCTTATGTCTTTTGCGATTTTTGGATTGCTCACAGGTATAATAATTGTGCCTGCGATGCGCTTTTATGAAGACTATGTATTGAAGTTTATCGCAAATTACGGTCATAATCTCTACTATATTAGTGGAGGTATAGCGATCCTTCTTTTCCTCCTATCATGGTTCTTCACCATTCAAATTTATAA
- a CDS encoding ABC transporter ATP-binding protein has translation MKNVIELKNINKTYKEFKIENLSLNVKRGFVTGFIGANGAGKSTTIKLIMNLIKSDSGSISVFGKDYKSHEREIKQKIGFVFDENVFYERWNLKQIKRFISKAYKNWHDKTFYEYVELFELPLNLKIKNFSKGMKMKASLALALSHKAELIIMDEPMSGLDPVVRREILDILYDLMQDEQKTIFFSSHITTDLDRIADYITFIHKGKLIFSEDVHSIAENYAIIKGETSLLDQGVEKELVGMRRTHTGFEGLTSNSQKARLLFGDSVLFERPSLDDIMYFTGKGTIHG, from the coding sequence GTGAAAAACGTCATTGAACTAAAAAATATAAACAAAACATACAAAGAGTTTAAAATCGAAAATTTGTCTCTTAATGTAAAAAGGGGATTTGTGACTGGATTTATTGGCGCAAATGGAGCGGGAAAATCAACGACGATTAAGCTAATTATGAACCTTATTAAAAGTGATTCTGGCTCTATCTCTGTATTTGGAAAAGATTATAAAAGTCATGAACGAGAAATTAAACAGAAGATTGGCTTTGTGTTTGATGAAAACGTATTTTATGAAAGATGGAACTTAAAACAAATCAAACGCTTTATCTCAAAAGCTTATAAAAACTGGCATGATAAAACGTTTTATGAATATGTGGAACTGTTTGAACTTCCTCTAAATCTAAAAATTAAAAACTTCTCCAAAGGAATGAAAATGAAGGCCTCATTAGCTCTCGCGCTTTCGCATAAAGCTGAACTCATTATTATGGACGAGCCAATGTCAGGATTAGATCCAGTTGTGCGAAGGGAAATTCTCGATATTTTATATGATTTAATGCAAGATGAGCAAAAAACGATTTTCTTTTCCTCACATATTACGACGGACTTAGATCGTATTGCCGATTACATAACGTTTATTCATAAAGGAAAGCTTATTTTTAGCGAGGACGTACATTCTATTGCTGAAAACTACGCTATTATCAAAGGTGAAACGAGTCTTCTAGATCAAGGTGTAGAAAAAGAGCTTGTTGGGATGAGAAGAACACATACAGGGTTCGAAGGTCTAACATCTAACAGTCAAAAAGCAAGACTTCTTTTTGGGGACTCGGTATTGTTTGAGCGTCCATCATTAGATGACATTATGTACTTTACCGGAAAGGGGACTATTCATGGGTAA